Proteins encoded in a region of the Brevundimonas vesicularis genome:
- a CDS encoding CPBP family intramembrane glutamic endopeptidase, BDIM_20840 family, whose translation MELAGQAAGSGRHTGHCGLAGFGWRRSGFTLLQTPGSLKSALPVALLYCALFVVIALAFPGGPTTGEDIAFQLTMPGLEEELFYRGILLFALCQAFTGTKRFLGVDWSWGAVLSCLLFGMAHAFSFSHGAFSFDPMTMALTALPSFVAVWLRLRTGSLLLPILLHNFGNAISMIL comes from the coding sequence GTGGAACTGGCAGGGCAAGCTGCTGGCTCTGGCCGCCACACTGGCCATTGCGGCCTCGCCGGCTTCGGATGGCGTCGCAGCGGTTTCACGCTGCTTCAGACGCCAGGCAGTCTGAAGTCCGCCCTGCCGGTCGCCCTGCTCTATTGCGCCCTCTTCGTGGTGATCGCCCTGGCCTTTCCGGGTGGGCCGACGACAGGCGAGGATATCGCCTTTCAACTGACCATGCCAGGTCTGGAAGAAGAGCTGTTCTACCGCGGGATCCTGCTCTTCGCTCTCTGCCAAGCCTTCACCGGCACGAAGCGCTTTCTCGGCGTCGACTGGAGCTGGGGCGCCGTCCTGTCCTGCCTGCTGTTTGGAATGGCGCACGCGTTCAGCTTTTCACACGGTGCCTTCTCGTTTGATCCGATGACAATGGCGCTGACCGCGCTGCCATCTTTCGTCGCCGTGTGGCTTCGTCTGCGGACCGGAAGCCTGTTGCTGCCGATCCTGCTGCACAACTTCGGCAATGCGATTTCGATGATCCTTTAA
- a CDS encoding AraC family transcriptional regulator, translating to MILAQIDVAIRAGAVVTILLLAGLLLRQRRRIGLPAILFAPMAVCVSGFVIGNTPLGDLSPDGGVGAVANLVSGFTVIFLWWFCLSCFDSRFRLKGGVLAIGLAWGLIAGLDRGLFGKALAQIEWSRLLVPLGFAIIGHLVWRLLAERSDDLIQKRHDARLMVAVLLGGMLFVDLSADLLFGFSWRPLAFSMSQNGAVLAFGLWLAGELVTVRTDLLTFGVADRGVSLVAIQSSRARDDGLRRRLKTLMEIERVFLDPKLTFAGFVARMDAPERAVRINHELGHDHFRSFLNHYRVAEARRLLGEPGRADDKLIAIALDSGFASLPSFNRAFRAIEGCAPSQYRTAARQTAPASESAMTGSEERKAEF from the coding sequence ATGATCCTCGCCCAGATCGACGTCGCCATCCGGGCCGGCGCGGTGGTGACGATCCTTCTTCTGGCAGGGCTGCTGCTACGCCAGCGACGGCGGATCGGCCTGCCCGCCATTCTGTTCGCGCCGATGGCGGTTTGCGTTTCCGGTTTCGTCATCGGCAATACGCCCCTCGGTGATCTATCGCCCGATGGCGGGGTCGGCGCGGTCGCCAATCTGGTCAGCGGCTTCACGGTCATCTTTCTGTGGTGGTTTTGCCTGTCGTGTTTCGACAGCCGGTTTCGGCTGAAGGGGGGCGTGCTGGCCATTGGTCTGGCATGGGGACTGATCGCCGGGCTTGATCGCGGACTTTTCGGCAAAGCTCTGGCGCAAATCGAATGGTCGCGTCTGCTGGTACCGCTGGGCTTTGCGATCATCGGTCATCTCGTCTGGCGGCTGCTGGCCGAACGATCGGACGACCTGATCCAGAAACGTCACGACGCGCGCCTGATGGTGGCGGTCCTTCTCGGCGGGATGCTGTTCGTCGATCTGTCGGCGGATTTGTTGTTCGGTTTCTCATGGCGTCCGCTCGCCTTTTCGATGAGCCAGAATGGGGCTGTTCTGGCGTTCGGCTTGTGGTTGGCGGGTGAGCTTGTGACCGTGCGGACGGACCTGCTCACCTTCGGCGTCGCTGACAGAGGCGTGTCGCTCGTCGCCATCCAATCAAGCCGAGCGCGGGATGACGGCCTTCGTCGCCGGCTTAAGACCCTGATGGAGATCGAGCGCGTGTTCCTAGATCCCAAACTGACATTTGCGGGGTTCGTCGCACGCATGGACGCGCCGGAGCGCGCCGTCCGCATCAATCACGAACTGGGTCACGATCATTTCCGCAGTTTTCTGAACCACTACCGTGTCGCCGAAGCGCGCCGGTTGCTGGGCGAGCCAGGCCGCGCTGATGACAAGCTGATCGCCATCGCATTGGACAGCGGGTTCGCTTCATTGCCCAGCTTCAACCGCGCGTTTCGGGCGATCGAAGGCTGTGCGCCCAGCCAGTATCGAACTGCCGCCAGGCAGACCGCGCCTGCTTCGGAATCTGCGATGACAGGTTCTGAGGAGCGAAAAGCCGAGTTCTGA
- the ybgC gene encoding tol-pal system-associated acyl-CoA thioesterase, with the protein MSDQPTAGRFEGRDHLLPVRVYYEDTDFTGLVYHANYVRYFERGRSDFLRAIGVGHADLLEEAEPLAFVVSELNIKYLKPARIDDALVVRTVYEQVKGVRLIIRQSVERAGEVLCRAEVTAVCIHLDGRPRRPSKGLVEKVTPWLAAGGTAG; encoded by the coding sequence ATCTCCGACCAACCCACCGCCGGCCGCTTCGAGGGGCGCGATCACCTGTTGCCGGTGCGCGTTTATTACGAGGACACCGATTTCACCGGCTTGGTCTATCACGCCAACTATGTGCGCTATTTCGAGCGGGGGCGGTCCGATTTCCTGCGCGCCATCGGGGTGGGGCACGCCGATCTGCTGGAGGAGGCCGAGCCGCTGGCCTTCGTGGTGTCGGAGTTGAACATCAAATATCTGAAACCGGCGCGGATCGACGACGCCCTGGTGGTGCGCACCGTCTATGAGCAGGTGAAAGGCGTGCGGCTGATCATCCGCCAGAGCGTGGAGCGGGCCGGCGAGGTGTTGTGCCGGGCCGAGGTGACGGCGGTGTGCATCCATCTGGACGGGCGGCCGCGACGCCCCTCGAAGGGTCTGGTCGAGAAGGTCACGCCGTGGCTGGCGGCCGGCGGGACCGCCGGCTAG